The Glycine max cultivar Williams 82 chromosome 3, Glycine_max_v4.0, whole genome shotgun sequence sequence TAGCATTATTACTTTCATGATAGAGGCACGGCGTTTGTCCCATGACAAAAGTTCTCtcccagaggaactaaattagaataattaaagTGAAATGAATGATACTTGCTTCATAATTTCATGCATAGTCTCACAGGTCATTTATGTTGActttcaaacaaacaaacaatgcTGATTCAAATCGAGTGGCATGAAAGCTTAGTTTACTGGAGAGTTTTACTTCCTCActttaacaaagaaaaagagaacaaaattcTTCTATTACCCTACATTCTACCTCTGCATATAAATGTAcagattaaaaaacataatcagATGAATATTTCTGCCGAAAATTACAACTATGTACAGAGAATACTTAaggttttatcatttttttttttttggtgaaaagcGTTTTATCAATTGAATCAGAGATAACTCCTAGTCCAACAAAgataaattcataataaaattgcAAACATTATATATGCCCAATCCCATACATATTCTGCTCTAAAAACTCCCAATTTGACACCATGttgaaaattacataattactgCAATGCCTCCTAAACATAAAGCGTAGCTCAATTTGTTCATTGTGCCAAAGAAAACATAAGTGTAGTATAAACAAATAGAGTCCGAATCCACACACCAAAGAGTAGGAGAAACAAAAGCTTCACGGGACCCAGCAAACATCACATGAAAACACATACattgaaagaagagaagaaaaaattgaatcGAAAGTCaaaaaagaacattttttttcttacaaatcaCGAAAACCCAAATTGAATTGGCAAAGCAAACAAATGAATTCCCCGTGGCGGGGGACGGGGGTccttcaacaacaacatcacTATCGACCCACTTCCTAAATCGTAATAATTCTGCAAACACATcacctaatttttttcttaaaataaaaatagggaaaaacaaaaaatatagaatgCGGGAAGCGATGCAGAAAACCCAATTGCTGAATGCTAGATCAGAGAAGCCAcattgcaaataaataaattaaatccacaatcagaaagaaaaaaaaaatgaaatatcattttgtttagagaagaaaaagaaaaagagaaagagaccATGATGGGAATAGGTGAAAACGGCTCTGTAAGTGTAGATGTGATCACCAGGCTTGATCTCATGTCTCTCCACTCTGTTAGAAAGCAGACCCatttctcactctcactctcactctgtCACCGTAACACCGCTCCAAGCTACATAGCATTGTAGaccagaaaagaagaaagagtgcCACTTTTCTTATTGCATTGGACTTGGCCCCACACTCAGCAagaatattgttttattattgtCCCGAAAATTAACTGAAAACCAATCCAAATGCTGAAGGTTTGTTTTTGTGGCACAAATTGATAGCATCAAGAATGGATGAAGGTGATTAACAATTATgacccttttgttttttctcacTCTCCCCCTAACAGTTGACCCCGGATGGTCTTGGTATTAAACTATCACGTACTGGATGAATAATCCATGGGGAGTTGGGGTAGATAGATAACTTTATTCTATTAAGAGGAAAAATTTGACCcccataataattttattagattcAACTAATATTGCTTTTCCTAAAAAATATCTGATATTGTCTTATTAAAATTATGTGAGGAAAAGTTAGACTCCGTCGTCCGATCTTATGTTAGGTTCTTTTGAAATTCAAGAAACCATTCAAAAGGAGGAAAGCCGAAGGCAACTCCATAGGGGATGCTCGGACCATCAATTCCATCCATGGTAGAAATAGCTGGAAAATTagctgaaaattttaaaaaaggttaactgataattaaaaaattaatttattaaattaaaagtatttaataaaatcaacagtaaaaatagtttaaaaagtgtcaaaataataaaataatgatttaaaaaacGTTTTAAAAAACGTTgaaaattactataaaaaaacttggtaagatgaaaatgaaaagacaTGGATCATAGATGCGAATCCAAGCATCCAATAAGGTTATGTTAGACATGATATTTgagttaacttttaattttttttacttctaagTCTGATGTGTTGTACATGTATTTTATTACTTATATGAACTAAttagatttatatattttgtggaTATATTTGcgaataagttatattttttgtaaagataaaaatgccaataagttattaaatttaggaatatatttattaaataactttACTCCACATTTATGTAagcatcaatttcataatatttttatccttGTGAGTCACTTTTCGCAGACAAATTCTCTTACCCTGAGGGACCGAAAGTTAACagtgaaataaatttatcttactttttttacttttaggtattaaattttatatttttattttttaaaaataaatttatcagtACTACacattttcaaaaaagaaaataactatttatccctttttatagtaaattttcttacaaaaatatgcAATTTAATGTGTTTCTTGACTAATAAACAGTATAGGTGTAAcgtatttcaaataaatttaaataaagatagGAGTATTACGTGAATTTCAAAGAAATTGCAGGAGGTGGTATCGATATAATTTACTCATAACTTTACATATAAATAGACAGAGAGaggttattgaaaaaaataataagaattgttttaataattagtatatgatttaaatttatattttaaccaaatttataatcttttttatacaaatattatacataaacaacaaatgttaataatttaaatttaattaaaatatcatttataagtttattataaattatattttacgcagtttgatttatatatgtatgttgtaATAAACTATCAAAGTTTACGTACCGAAGAACCGAAGAAGTTTCAGCCGCAAAGCAACCCATGGGACTTTGGATTCTTTGCCACATGAACAAGTGATACCCCCTCCTCTCttttcatcctttttcgcaCCCTTCTTTTTCACGTTATCgctttttttgtaaataaataatgaattaaaagattaataagTGGCAAAGATAGAAAATGATTATCACAAATCACGTTCTCTCTCACTTCTTTCTTAGTGTGCAGCAGAATCATGTGTACGAAAATAATGGGGCTCAATTCTTACTATGTCTATTAgtggttaatttatttatgtcaaGTGTGATTTTACATGGATTTTCAAACTGTTATCATCTGAAATCATAACTCTTACTTTTACAATGCCATAATAATTTAAGACACGTTTGCAGAGTGACCACATGCACCTCACCTATCATTAAGTTGACCATTCATCTCAACAGAGACCAAGCAAGAAAAATTTGATCCTCCCCCGGAGACAAAATTTCTTGTTAGTTTGCATCCTTCCTAGCAGGCTTGTCAAAGTTGTCATAGctaatttttatgtaaaataggTTGCAAATTGCAATAACCATCAGAGGGTCTAATAACAGCTCTAGCAATATTGTTTTGCCCATAATTTAGTTCATTGTTGTTGATATTGGATATCTGCTTTGCTATGTATCTCATGGTCGAGCAATTAAAAAATCACggtatacatttttaattttttattatttgaaaactcAGGGCAGAATATGCCTTCGGAAAGTCACGATACTAATGACTCTGTTTTCACTCCTGATTTGGTCTCAAGATCCGGGCAAAAGTGAAGTATCAAGTGACTTCTAAATTCGTACATCTATTTTCTTTAGAAGAAAGAACCAAATCCCTGTTTCTGTGTTATTCCATTTATCGTTCTGTCgcttttttataaattcatatatctattttttgtgTTTCACATTActgaaatgatattttaagaatttctaTGAATTTAGCAAATATCCAGtctattaaaagaattttttgaattcaggtaaaaaataaaatttaaattacaaatacGATATATCATATACATAATTAAGTCCTTAAGAGTAACATATCTTATTCAGTAAGAATACATTAAGAGAATGGACCCCAATTCAATATATGGGGttagactatacaaagaatggTAAAAATAAATTGGATCAGCAACAATACAATTCATTGTATCACTATAGGAATATCTGCCAATCATATACTTTCACTTCAAAATGTTTGTCATCTTCTAGTCTCTGTCTCAGTTCCTTGGCAAGCTGTGCATCTTTGGCAAGTAACAGAGCAAAGCCCCCACCACCAGCTCCAACCAGCTTGTAGCCACAGCAGTAAGGAGTGGCAAAAGAAAATAGTCTGTCAACAAACTCATTGCTGCAGTAAGGGTCAAGTTCCTGATGCAATCTCCAAGCCTCCAGCATGATCTCACCAAGTTCATCTACGTCACAGTTCATCAAAGCTTCTCTCCCAATCTTAGCCAGTTCAACAAGGCGCTTGATACTCGATACAAGAAGGTTATCACGGCGAAGATATCTAACAACCACCTTCTGCAGCACCTTATGTGCAAGTCGAACCTACAACACAACAGTTCAATGTACAACCAAAATCAATAGTTAATTTGTGAAAGTGGTTGAATTAAATGTAGTGCAGCACTAgctacaaaattacaaaaccaaatcaaatttatacattatataaataagaaacaaaaagaagcaTATTGTCTCCTGAATTTTAGTTGGGAAAACTAGTGTTACCTTTCCTCACTATTTTGCTCCAATACatcgaaaagaaaaaggtttctATACATAAGATATAACGTCAAAAAAAGGGTTAAAAAATCTCAGGGGGCTAATAGACAACGGTGACAACACAGATATAACAGCCTTACCACTCTAATCTATGAAGTAAATTTGATAAAACCCacatacaaataattttattgtatgcTATCAACAAAAACTTTCTAACAGAAACAGTTACCCAAAGATCATTATTTGCCAGATCAACACACTAGTGCAGTGCATGTTTTGTTTTTAGGTGAAAAGGTACTTTTGAGGCAAAAGTAATTTTACCAAAGGATGAGGACCTtgcttttactttcattttactTCTATCTGTTGGATTTGCATTGGAATGTGCACAAAACATTTCTAACTtcaatccaaacatgcacttatggttttagttaattttaagaAGACAGTTAACACTAAAAAGAGTCTATTTAATGCAGAGTTCTCAGTGTAACAATAcaaaatgtatatttatataagaaactGATACTTACTTGACCAGTAAATACCACAAGAAGCCGTTGCTGCAACTTGGAAATCAACTGAGGTGAAGCCAACAGAGGGACAACTTGAAGCCGAAGTGGAATTCCAGGAAAGCTTGAAGTACATTTAATCCCTGGGTACAAACCCCCTATTTGGTCCTGCCAGCCACCTCCTGTACCCATAAGTTGTTCTAACACTAAAACAAGTCTAGCAACGTTCTCAGTGCTATCATCCCCATCAATTACTTGGAGAAGCCCTTTCACCACTGCAGCAGCCAAGATACTAGAAGTACCCAATCCACTGCCCCGGGGGACATTGGCCCATGTTTTGATGTGCATGCCCATATCTACAAGAATGTTATCATGAATAATTCCAGTCACGTGTAATGCAGATTTGACCAGCCGAAATGGATCATCTCCATCAAACGGTGCACAAATAGATGTATAATCTTCAACAAATAATTGGTTCTCTGCATCATCAGTAAATAATATTCCTTCTGTTTTAGTTGTCTCTATGATGGTGCCAATTGGCTGAAAACCTTCCAAGCTTATTGCCATATTCAAAACACATCCAGCACGTTCAATGCTCCATGGAGGGGTATCACTCCAACCCCCAACAAAATCTACACGAACTGGTAATTCTACTTCTACCCTTCTAGGATGGAAAGGCAGATGAGTGCAGTTATCATGTTGGTTATTCTGGAACTCCTGACAGGAAAGGCTACCAGGAGACTCTGATAAATGTTCTacaggaaaacaaaaaagaacagGTTTCAGCCTCGgaaaatttgtttttctaatttattgcATGAATGAAGAATTGTCTCGttattcataatttcatataCAGGGATAGAGAATATGGTATTACAATTAATGAAAAAACCCACTTAAGAAGTTGTAACCACTCTTTTGGTGTCAAATTATCCTGAATTGTATTATCACtcttattcttattcttatagATATATTATTCTCGATTCCTGTATTTTGAGAGGTAATAAACAGAGATAATACTCTGAGAAATTAATATTACCCACCATCAAGGTTATCAATATCGAGAGTCTACGCAGACTCGTGAGAGCTTCTACAAGTCGACTCGTAGACTCATAAGAGTCTActtcgtaaaaaaaatatatggataataagtaaatatattcaaaatgcaCCAATTTGCAAACAAATGACAATAAGCTCAtagttcatacttcatattagactattacaaaacacaacaacTGACCCTACAATGTTGGAGTTGGATCAATCTTGTTAATGAAATTCAACAGAATTATACTTTTCATATATGAGGAGATGGAAAATGcaaaagagaagataaaatgcAACTTTAATAACACCAAGAAAAGGTATAATTTCTGAACTTTCTCAGATTTAAAATTTGCTTGTGTATTATTTCAAGTTTTAACTATTTCTAATATAGCATATTTGATATCTATTTTAAGCTTTTGAtctagataatttaattttcgtgGAACCTAATGATGATGCACAATCTGAGGAAGaccttgatgatgatgaagatggtgATGATACTCATGGAGATGATCCTATTAGAGGATTGGACATGCTTCTTTGAAgacatttgtgttttttttaattatttaaatgcttTAATTTTGAACACTTATGCATGGTTGTCAAACTCTAGAGTCAATTAAGAGTTTACACGAGTCCACTCCGAGTCCATCGAGTCTGCTCAAAAATGAGTTTGCTTCCGAGTCAACTCACAGGACTAAAGTAAACTCttaaactcgtaagagtctacGAGTTGACTCTAGAGTTTGACAACCATGCCCACCATTAATTGCACATAGATGCTATTCCTAACATTTTACTAATTTATCTTCCATGGAAAATTTGGGTATTCAATAGTTTAACcattatattaatttctttaaaatagtaaCCATACTTTAAATTTTCATTCATTATTTTGATACTAAAAGGTGGCTTATAGTTTTATACTAATTATCCTGATGTGCAATTCATTATGCCTttaaagttaaaagttaaaagttaaacCTAACTATAGAAAGCAAATTATCTTTACTCAGAATACATGATTTGATATCGCATTCTCATAAGTATTACTATAGACATCTTATCCTATGTTGAACCAAAAATCATTAAAtgaatcatatttattttctctattaACTTGAGCAAAAGTCAAGTCATCAACTTGTTCCAAGATTCCTCTTTGTTCTCCTGCCAAAAAATTGAATGCAAGAAACACTAAATCGTTGCAAATTTGTTTTATGAGTATGGCATCTTGGGGTATGATTATAGCCTATACCTTTGAATCCATATCTTACTGCTGACGCAGTTTCATCAGCCACAGCAGCCCAAACTTTGTGCTCCAACTTGCATGCTGTCCCTTCATCATTGCAAGCACGAAGAAGATCAACTTCCACCTGGTATGCCCGGCTTTGGGGAAGTATATTAGAGTTTTGCTTCCTGACTATTGGACACATAGCTAGGAATTCCTTACATATCTCAACTCCAGGACCCTTCTTTTGAAGAATTTCTTCGCATAACTGTGACAAATTGCGCCCCAGCATTCCATAGCTGATGCAAGCTTTTGCAATTCCCGCCGCAAGATCAGCTTGATGATTACTAGAATCTATACATATTGTTGAAAAATCAATTGATCTATGCAATTCCTCCAAACTGATGCGCTGAGAATATTTCCATAAAGGAAGCATGGATTCACTTTTTTCATTGGCTAAGCCCATCAACCACATTGCTACCTCGATCATTTGGGCATAAGGAAGTATGGGGAAAATTTTGGAATTCCATAAATACTTTTCATCAGGGCCTGAGGAGCCCCATAAATCACTTTCTTGAATACCCAAATCATGTAAAATTTTCTTCCAAGGTTTCCCACAAAACGTACCATCTTTAGAAAGTGAACTTTTGGGGTTATCATGAAGGCCACAATATACTAGGACTCGCTCCCTATTTCCAATCAAGGGAACCTCCCAAAGACAATGGCGATCTGGAAGCATGAACTTGATTGATTTTTCAAcacttaaaaagttgtctagAGAGATATTCACACCAACCACTATACATAAGGAGCCAATATGTATTCCACCACAGATGGATGAATCATATATGAGAGAATCTTCTCCAATTGAGACACCGGGTGCAATTTTACTAGAAATAATAATAGCAGATGCTGTAATGTCAGATGCAGTGGTTGCTGGAATAGAACATAAATGTCTTCTACCAACCAGTTCTGAACCAACACCACTGAGGTGATCTAAAACTTCATTTGAGGTGCCAAAATGCAAGAACAACAAGTCATCTGTAATGGGAAAATATACGGAAGAATAAGTTTTAGTACAGATAGATATGAGAGAAATGCAGATACAGATAAATTGCAATTAGGCTTGACATACAAGCACGGTAGCTGAACATCTTCCTCTTTCCCAATTTATTGACTAGTTCTTCACCCAAAGGACGCTTTCTCAGCCACTCATGCTTTGCAGGTACCCAGGCAGCAATCAGATCTTCATATAAACTCATCTACACAACAAATAATCTGTTCTTAGATAAAATACTTCCATGGTTCAGCAAATGAATAAAGGCACTAAATGTTTCAGTAGGAACAAATGTGCAGACTTCATAACTATTTAAGTAACACTAAATTAGTTCTATCAATTGTAATGTACTGCTGATTTGaagaaatattaacaaaatGAGTAGTGATCATGCTAGAAAGGAGAAGTAGGATAAACAAACTATCTAAAtggacaaaatatataaataaataatcaacgagtgttatttgttaaattggaaaaaaaaatctagtatTATACATATGGAGCTGAACCAAATAACTGCAGTAGGACCAGCCAACCTGAGTCAATATTCCCAAGAAACACTAAATATCGTTACCTAAAGGCATGAACAGAGATCTCTTGACAACACTGCATTTGTATAATTTACAAtgataatttacaaaacaaatttttggGATCCTTGAGTCACCACTTTGGGAAAAGTTTTATTTAACCAAGACCCTGCCCCAAGGAATGGGTCTCTCAGGTATGCTTGTAGAGATACCCGgtcaaagactaaaaaatacTAACTTCTAGGAGCTCTCAGACAAAGCCAGGCAAAGATATGATTGACACTGGATTGTATAGAAAGTTTCCTTGGTGTATtcataacatttaaaaatttatgatttgtttGGCAGAATGGAAATGTGCAAAAAGTTGCaaaacacagaaaaaaaaaactccataattatattctaaaaatcaaataaactctGTATCTCTCAATTTGTTTTCTATCCCTGTATACAAAAGCATAACAAAGAATTAATTTATCCATTACtttattctcttttcttttccatcTGTAAAACTAAACATGTTCATTAGCAAACTATGTAGTATACCTCTTTTTTGCTCTGCAGGAGCTCTGAAATCATTTGCTGGCAGGAACATGCGAGTGTAACAAGCTCCAACCATGCCTTACCTCTAACTGCTATTATTCCAGTATCAAGAAGTGTTCTACCATCAGCTAAAACTGCCTTACTTTTAACTAGCTCATCTACAGAAGGTTTCTGCAGGAGATTGTCTACTAAACTGACTGCATAAGTTTGAGTTGAATGCTCAGTTTCAGCCGCAACAATTACTCCATG is a genomic window containing:
- the LOC100776147 gene encoding bifunctional fucokinase/fucose pyrophosphorylase, coding for MERERGKRWWKVKQKEDLASLLRKSWYHLRLSVRDPCRVPTWDAILLTAASPEQAQLYNWQLERAKRMGRISASTFTLAVPDPLGQRIGSGAATLNAIHALSHCINHGSDIDVSLLARKHILLLHAGGDSKRVPWANPMGKVFLPLPYLASDDTDGPVPLLFDHILAIASRARQAFGNQGGMLTMTGDVLPCFDASLMTLPVDTSCIITVPITLDVAANHGVIVAAETEHSTQTYAVSLVDNLLQKPSVDELVKSKAVLADGRTLLDTGIIAVRGKAWLELVTLACSCQQMISELLQSKKEMSLYEDLIAAWVPAKHEWLRKRPLGEELVNKLGKRKMFSYRAYDLLFLHFGTSNEVLDHLSGVGSELVGRRHLCSIPATTASDITASAIIISSKIAPGVSIGEDSLIYDSSICGGIHIGSLCIVVGVNISLDNFLSVEKSIKFMLPDRHCLWEVPLIGNRERVLVYCGLHDNPKSSLSKDGTFCGKPWKKILHDLGIQESDLWGSSGPDEKYLWNSKIFPILPYAQMIEVAMWLMGLANEKSESMLPLWKYSQRISLEELHRSIDFSTICIDSSNHQADLAAGIAKACISYGMLGRNLSQLCEEILQKKGPGVEICKEFLAMCPIVRKQNSNILPQSRAYQVEVDLLRACNDEGTACKLEHKVWAAVADETASAVRYGFKEHLSESPGSLSCQEFQNNQHDNCTHLPFHPRRVEVELPVRVDFVGGWSDTPPWSIERAGCVLNMAISLEGFQPIGTIIETTKTEGILFTDDAENQLFVEDYTSICAPFDGDDPFRLVKSALHVTGIIHDNILVDMGMHIKTWANVPRGSGLGTSSILAAAVVKGLLQVIDGDDSTENVARLVLVLEQLMGTGGGWQDQIGGLYPGIKCTSSFPGIPLRLQVVPLLASPQLISKLQQRLLVVFTGQVRLAHKVLQKVVVRYLRRDNLLVSSIKRLVELAKIGREALMNCDVDELGEIMLEAWRLHQELDPYCSNEFVDRLFSFATPYCCGYKLVGAGGGGFALLLAKDAQLAKELRQRLEDDKHFEVKVYDWQIFL